The Paenibacillus sophorae genome has a segment encoding these proteins:
- a CDS encoding ABC transporter ATP-binding protein, which produces MEALKLESVVKQYGDKTAVNGITLGVEPGEIYGLLGANGAGKTTTMRMVLGLIYPDGGNIRYNGKPFSSELQSIMGYLPEERGLYPKVKVSDQIIYLARLRGMSASDADKSLRYWLDRFEVPDYYNKKIEELSKGNQQKMGFIAAVVHKPQILILDEAFSGLDPVNVELLKDTVRELRDQGTSILFSTHRMEHVEELCRHITILDRSNTVVQGDLREIKRGYPREEVLLRTPGEVTGLDAIQGVTAVERQERGYLVRIAEIGAAQRILRMALEQGEVEHFEIKEPTLNQIFIRVVGESHE; this is translated from the coding sequence ATGGAAGCACTAAAGCTGGAGAGTGTTGTGAAGCAGTACGGAGACAAAACGGCGGTGAATGGAATTACTCTTGGCGTGGAGCCGGGGGAGATCTACGGTTTGCTGGGGGCCAACGGCGCGGGCAAGACGACGACGATGCGCATGGTGCTTGGCCTGATTTATCCTGACGGAGGGAATATCCGGTATAACGGCAAGCCGTTCAGCAGCGAGCTTCAGTCCATCATGGGCTATCTCCCCGAAGAGCGGGGGCTGTATCCAAAGGTAAAGGTCAGCGACCAGATTATCTACCTTGCGCGTCTGCGCGGCATGTCCGCAAGCGATGCCGACAAGAGCCTGCGTTACTGGCTGGACCGCTTCGAGGTGCCGGATTACTATAACAAAAAAATCGAGGAGCTGTCCAAAGGCAATCAGCAAAAAATGGGTTTCATCGCCGCCGTTGTACATAAGCCGCAAATTCTGATTCTCGACGAAGCCTTCAGCGGCCTTGATCCGGTCAACGTCGAGCTCCTTAAAGATACGGTCAGGGAGCTACGCGATCAGGGAACGAGCATCTTGTTCTCCACGCACCGGATGGAGCATGTCGAGGAGCTGTGCCGCCACATTACAATTCTGGACCGCTCCAATACGGTTGTGCAGGGCGACCTGCGCGAGATTAAGCGGGGCTATCCGCGCGAAGAGGTGCTGCTGCGGACGCCGGGCGAGGTGACCGGGCTTGACGCGATACAAGGTGTGACCGCCGTGGAGCGTCAGGAGCGGGGCTATCTCGTCCGCATCGCCGAGATCGGCGCCGCCCAGCGCATTCTGCGAATGGCGCTGGAGCAGGGCGAGGTGGAGCATTTTGAAATCAAGGAACCGACGTTAAACCAAATCTTTATCAGAGTGGTGGGTGAATCTCATGAATAA
- a CDS encoding ABC transporter permease: MNKMGTIIGFTFKNKVRTKSFLVTTLILVLLLSIGMNIPYFIKVFKGEDGGGSAQSPGVHIAVIAENGSRAAQLLQTYAQQSGTGATVVPYASEDDAGLKQALSGGKVDGYLTLTEQEGTGLGSVVYHSKNDGSEEQSFLRSALQQVNAQLIAGDRLTPQQIAAMNAPVQLGTEKISADGESAQDKSHPLINYIIVYVLLILFFMSIMMTGNMIAAEVTSEKSSRIMEILITSASPLAQMFGKVIGIFLVGLLQIAVIAAAIAANLMLPHNSGVLQDFNLDLGQLSISLLLYGFVLYILGYFLFALMYAAVGSIVSRTEDLGQAATPIMMLGFVNFYLPTFSIGTPNSLLVKVASYVPFTSPLSMLLRIGVGDVAVWEVVLSLVILLVTIFGMGWLAAKIYRTGVLMYGKRPSIKELRKAMKAYKI, from the coding sequence ATGAATAAGATGGGAACGATTATCGGATTTACGTTCAAGAACAAGGTGAGAACGAAATCCTTTCTGGTAACAACGCTGATTCTGGTTTTGCTGCTCAGCATTGGAATGAATATCCCTTATTTTATCAAAGTGTTCAAGGGTGAAGATGGAGGCGGCAGTGCTCAAAGCCCGGGTGTTCACATTGCGGTCATTGCGGAGAACGGCAGCCGCGCGGCGCAGCTTCTGCAGACTTACGCGCAGCAGTCGGGAACGGGAGCGACGGTCGTTCCGTATGCTTCGGAGGATGACGCCGGCCTGAAGCAGGCTTTGTCGGGCGGCAAGGTGGATGGATATCTTACCTTAACGGAGCAGGAAGGTACGGGGCTCGGTTCGGTCGTCTACCATTCCAAGAACGACGGTTCAGAGGAGCAGAGCTTCCTCCGGTCCGCTCTCCAGCAGGTTAATGCGCAGCTGATCGCGGGCGACCGGCTGACGCCGCAGCAGATCGCGGCGATGAATGCACCGGTGCAGCTCGGCACCGAGAAGATCAGCGCCGACGGGGAATCGGCACAGGATAAATCCCATCCGTTAATCAACTATATTATTGTCTACGTCCTGCTTATTCTGTTCTTTATGTCGATTATGATGACAGGCAATATGATCGCGGCGGAGGTCACTTCGGAGAAGAGCTCGCGCATTATGGAGATCCTAATTACCAGCGCCTCGCCGCTGGCGCAAATGTTCGGCAAGGTGATCGGCATCTTCCTGGTGGGTCTGCTTCAAATCGCTGTTATCGCAGCCGCCATCGCCGCAAATCTGATGCTGCCGCATAATTCGGGCGTTCTGCAGGATTTCAATCTGGATCTGGGGCAACTCAGCATCAGTCTGCTGCTGTATGGATTCGTCCTGTACATTCTCGGATACTTCCTGTTTGCCTTGATGTACGCCGCAGTCGGCTCCATCGTCAGCCGGACCGAGGACCTCGGGCAGGCGGCTACGCCGATTATGATGCTCGGCTTCGTGAACTTTTACCTGCCGACGTTCAGCATCGGAACTCCCAATTCCCTGCTGGTCAAGGTCGCCAGCTATGTGCCGTTCACGTCGCCCCTCAGCATGCTTCTCCGTATCGGCGTCGGCGATGTCGCTGTCTGGGAAGTTGTGCTGTCGCTGGTCATTCTGCTCGTCACGATCTTCGGCATGGGCTGGCTGGCCGCGAAGATTTACCGCACCGGCGTCCTGATGTACGGCAAGCGCCCAAGCATCAAGGAGCTGCGTAAAGCGATGAAGGCTTATAAGATCTAA
- a CDS encoding iron chaperone, protein MEVFAEYLAHIDNPQHRARTEEVLAWVTKKFPNLMPKIAWNQPMFTDHGTFIIGFSVAKHHLAVAPERAGINQFSDLIVQAGYDHTKQLVRIKWDSPVDFSLLEKMIEFNILDKADCSTFWRE, encoded by the coding sequence ATGGAAGTTTTTGCAGAATATTTAGCGCATATTGATAACCCGCAACATCGGGCCCGAACGGAAGAGGTTTTGGCTTGGGTAACTAAGAAATTTCCAAATTTAATGCCAAAAATTGCGTGGAATCAGCCTATGTTTACCGATCACGGCACATTTATTATTGGCTTTAGCGTAGCCAAACATCATTTGGCTGTTGCCCCTGAAAGGGCAGGGATTAATCAATTTTCTGATTTAATTGTGCAGGCTGGCTACGATCACACCAAGCAGTTGGTACGCATCAAGTGGGATAGTCCGGTTGATTTCTCATTACTTGAGAAAATGATCGAGTTTAATATTTTGGATAAGGCAGACTGTTCAACTTTTTGGCGAGAATAA
- a CDS encoding ROK family transcriptional regulator → MYEKWSENNIEKTNNMEVKKINRNRIFRLIYKNEKLSQQEIASRLGMSLPTVGQNLKILQNEGLITEDGVFESTGGRKARAISFIKDAKLAMGLDITKNHLSLVLVDLSGEILKSTRVSKVFENTPDYLKEIGVLVNRFIDDSYIDKSKVLGVGIAVPGILSDDKQMVVDSHALGLVDSNGPDFTKNISYPCFLSNDANAAGFAELWNTETVKNAVYLSLSNSVGGSILLDNQLYSGDNQRSSEFGHMTIELNGRTCYCGKRGCLDAYCSAFVLSNSADGSLPEFFNLLKKGGKKQEEIWKEYLSYLAVAINNLRMLFDCNVILGGYVGGYMEEYLDELRILAAERNTFEPDGSYLKVCRYKKEAAAVGAALLHIERFLSQV, encoded by the coding sequence ATGTATGAAAAATGGAGTGAAAATAACATAGAAAAAACAAATAACATGGAAGTGAAAAAGATAAACCGAAATCGTATTTTTCGGCTTATCTATAAGAATGAGAAGCTTTCCCAGCAGGAAATCGCCTCTCGCCTCGGCATGAGTCTGCCAACCGTTGGACAGAATTTGAAGATATTGCAGAATGAGGGCCTTATTACAGAGGACGGAGTCTTTGAATCCACGGGCGGAAGAAAAGCGAGAGCCATCTCCTTTATCAAAGACGCTAAACTTGCCATGGGACTGGACATTACAAAAAATCACCTCAGTCTTGTGCTGGTTGATTTGAGTGGAGAAATTCTAAAGAGTACACGTGTGTCTAAGGTCTTTGAAAATACGCCAGACTATTTAAAAGAAATCGGGGTATTGGTCAACAGATTTATTGATGATTCTTATATAGACAAATCTAAAGTTTTAGGAGTCGGTATAGCTGTACCCGGGATTTTATCCGATGATAAACAAATGGTGGTAGATTCCCATGCGCTCGGCTTGGTAGATAGCAACGGTCCTGATTTTACCAAAAATATTTCTTATCCATGTTTTCTAAGCAACGATGCCAATGCGGCTGGTTTTGCAGAACTGTGGAATACGGAAACAGTAAAAAATGCAGTCTATCTTTCACTTAGTAACAGCGTGGGCGGATCTATCCTTTTGGATAACCAACTTTATTCCGGCGATAACCAACGCAGCAGCGAGTTTGGACATATGACGATTGAACTGAACGGAAGGACTTGTTATTGTGGAAAGCGGGGATGTTTGGATGCCTATTGTTCCGCTTTCGTTTTATCAAACAGTGCAGACGGAAGCCTGCCCGAATTTTTTAATCTGCTGAAAAAGGGTGGAAAAAAGCAAGAAGAAATTTGGAAGGAATATCTAAGTTATCTTGCCGTTGCGATTAACAATTTAAGGATGCTGTTTGACTGCAACGTAATTTTGGGTGGTTATGTCGGAGGCTATATGGAAGAATATTTGGATGAGTTGAGAATCCTTGCTGCGGAACGCAATACTTTTGAGCCCGACGGCAGTTATTTAAAGGTGTGCCGCTATAAAAAAGAAGCAGCGGCCGTAGGTGCGGCTCTGTTGCATATTGAGCGATTTTTAAGCCAAGTTTAA
- a CDS encoding NAD(P)-dependent alcohol dehydrogenase has product MEGKMKVAVMTGIDKMGFVEREIPKVADNEVLVKLEYVGICGSDLHYYETGRIGDYIVEPPFVLGHEPGGIVVEIGKNVTNLKVGDKVALEPGKTCGHCEFCKTGKYNLCPDVVFFATPPVDGVFQEYVAHEADLCFKLPDNVSTLEGALIEPLAVGFHAANQGGAHAGQSAVITGAGCIGLVTMLALKAMGLTEIYVVDIMQNRLEKARELGATAVINGKEKDVVKEVLELTRGAGCDLVFETAGTEITTQQAVSMTKRGATIVLVGYSKSGVVNVPLSLAMDKELTFKTVFRYRHIYPTAIKAVASGKVNLKGIVTNVFDFNDIQNAMDSSSRKKAEIVKAVIKM; this is encoded by the coding sequence ATGGAAGGTAAAATGAAAGTAGCTGTTATGACCGGTATTGACAAGATGGGGTTTGTTGAGAGAGAGATACCCAAAGTTGCGGACAATGAGGTGCTGGTAAAGCTTGAGTATGTGGGCATATGCGGTTCTGATTTGCACTATTATGAAACCGGCCGAATCGGAGATTACATTGTAGAGCCCCCGTTTGTACTCGGTCATGAACCCGGCGGGATAGTGGTGGAAATCGGGAAAAATGTAACAAATTTAAAAGTAGGCGATAAAGTTGCGCTTGAGCCGGGAAAAACTTGCGGGCATTGCGAATTTTGTAAGACCGGTAAGTACAATCTTTGTCCTGATGTCGTATTTTTTGCTACTCCTCCGGTTGACGGCGTTTTTCAGGAGTATGTTGCACATGAGGCAGATCTTTGCTTCAAGCTGCCGGACAATGTCAGCACCCTGGAGGGCGCACTGATTGAACCGCTAGCCGTTGGTTTTCATGCGGCAAATCAGGGCGGCGCACATGCCGGTCAGTCCGCTGTGATTACGGGTGCAGGCTGTATCGGTTTAGTGACAATGCTCGCTTTAAAGGCAATGGGGCTTACTGAAATCTATGTAGTGGACATTATGCAAAACCGATTGGAGAAAGCCAGAGAACTGGGAGCTACGGCAGTCATTAACGGCAAAGAAAAAGATGTTGTGAAAGAAGTTCTGGAGTTGACCCGCGGTGCGGGCTGCGATCTTGTATTTGAAACAGCCGGTACGGAAATTACGACCCAGCAGGCCGTATCTATGACCAAGAGAGGTGCAACCATCGTATTGGTGGGCTATAGCAAAAGCGGCGTAGTCAATGTACCTCTCAGTCTCGCAATGGATAAGGAACTTACTTTTAAGACCGTATTTCGATACAGACATATCTATCCAACGGCGATTAAGGCAGTCGCTAGCGGTAAGGTTAACCTGAAAGGCATTGTTACAAACGTCTTCGACTTTAATGACATTCAGAACGCTATGGATTCCAGCAGCAGAAAGAAAGCGGAAATTGTGAAAGCGGTTATTAAAATGTAA
- a CDS encoding MFS transporter — protein MFGIPKSFYWGYIAIALFMIGDGVEQAYLSKYIVNLGFSNSQASLVFMVYGIAVSLASWLSAVLPEIWGPRRTMVIGAVWWIVFHIGFLTFGLSNENYVLMCILYGIRGVGYPLFLYGFLVWLTYVTEKTRLASAIGMFWSMYSVGIGLIGTYLPNLTIPHIGFIGTLWISIIWITTAGVLSTLLIRERGKTVPKSKATKETSSNAIRNISGVYKNPNIIKIFIVRIINQISMFGLPVILPVLFIDKIHFTSSQWLQIWGAMNIALIVGGTFWGFVANRIGWKRQVMWFGCIGTGLATLFYYY, from the coding sequence ATGTTTGGAATTCCAAAAAGTTTCTATTGGGGATATATTGCAATTGCTTTATTTATGATTGGTGACGGGGTGGAACAAGCCTACTTATCAAAATATATAGTTAATTTAGGGTTCTCTAATAGCCAGGCTTCATTAGTTTTTATGGTTTATGGCATAGCCGTTTCTCTTGCGTCTTGGTTATCTGCTGTTTTACCTGAAATTTGGGGACCAAGAAGGACTATGGTAATTGGTGCTGTTTGGTGGATAGTATTTCATATAGGTTTTCTCACTTTTGGATTGTCGAATGAAAATTATGTATTGATGTGTATTTTGTATGGTATAAGAGGCGTTGGTTATCCACTTTTCTTATATGGTTTTCTTGTTTGGCTGACTTATGTAACAGAAAAAACAAGACTTGCATCTGCAATAGGAATGTTTTGGAGCATGTACTCTGTAGGAATTGGTTTGATCGGAACGTATCTTCCTAACTTAACGATACCTCACATTGGTTTCATTGGGACGTTATGGATTTCAATTATTTGGATAACAACAGCCGGTGTGCTTTCAACTTTATTAATTAGAGAAAGAGGAAAAACTGTTCCAAAAAGTAAAGCCACCAAGGAAACATCTTCCAATGCAATAAGAAACATAAGCGGGGTGTATAAAAATCCCAATATAATAAAAATATTTATTGTTAGAATTATTAATCAGATCTCAATGTTTGGTTTGCCGGTGATATTACCTGTGTTATTCATAGATAAAATTCATTTTACTTCTTCTCAGTGGTTACAAATTTGGGGAGCAATGAATATCGCTTTAATTGTTGGCGGAACCTTTTGGGGGTTTGTTGCAAACCGGATCGGATGGAAACGGCAAGTTATGTGGTTTGGTTGCATTGGCACCGGTTTAGCTACTTTATTCTATTATTATTAA
- a CDS encoding IS4 family transposase, whose product MLQQHSLSEQSRFSKLFATLQIGKSLRNAGISKSFGLSSLAVFQIVFSLVFEGKNWFRLLESQRGTYLPGKDVVYRFLNHPSFAWRKFLHTLSFRIVSHFESLISSSRVRVFIIDDSVLSRNRSKKAELLARVFDHTTGKFTKGYTLLTLGWSDGFSFAPLDFVMLSSAKLANRICEMTSKISKRSMGYKRRMESFSRKPDAVVSLLERALAAGFTADYVLMDSWFTQAPLLRQLTDKGLSVIGMVKEMKQRYLVQGQRMTLREVFQSLPKSSSKDIKGSMSIHTTCGLPVKLVFVRNRNKRREWLAILSTDVSLDSAEIVRIYGMRWNIETFFKVTKSYLKLGTEFQGRSFDQLISHTTIVFSRYLAMEYERRQASDDRTLGGLFFLFADEVRDLNFQTALQQLMILFLEMAQAKTKKNQTSVFCQLQDWISSLPSYIKGLFKDLSCES is encoded by the coding sequence ATGTTACAACAACATTCCCTGTCTGAACAGTCTCGCTTTTCCAAACTTTTCGCTACTCTTCAAATCGGGAAATCCTTACGAAATGCGGGGATTTCCAAGTCATTTGGCCTTTCCAGTCTCGCGGTCTTTCAAATCGTCTTCTCTTTGGTATTTGAGGGAAAGAACTGGTTCCGGTTGCTAGAAAGCCAGCGGGGCACGTATCTTCCTGGAAAAGATGTCGTCTATCGATTCCTGAATCATCCTTCCTTTGCGTGGAGGAAATTTCTGCATACGCTAAGCTTTAGAATCGTGTCGCATTTTGAGTCACTCATTTCATCTTCTCGTGTGCGAGTATTCATCATCGACGATTCCGTGCTGAGCCGAAATCGGAGTAAAAAAGCCGAATTATTAGCTCGGGTATTTGACCATACGACAGGTAAGTTCACCAAAGGCTACACCCTGCTGACGCTAGGCTGGTCAGATGGCTTTAGCTTTGCTCCGCTTGACTTTGTCATGCTTTCTTCGGCCAAGCTTGCAAATCGAATCTGCGAAATGACTTCAAAAATCTCAAAACGCAGCATGGGGTACAAGCGTCGAATGGAGTCTTTCTCTCGAAAACCGGATGCCGTAGTCTCGTTGTTGGAAAGGGCGTTAGCTGCAGGTTTTACCGCTGATTACGTACTCATGGATAGCTGGTTTACTCAAGCCCCACTTCTTCGCCAATTAACGGACAAAGGCCTTTCCGTCATTGGGATGGTGAAGGAGATGAAACAGCGATATCTTGTTCAAGGACAGCGAATGACGCTACGTGAAGTCTTTCAAAGCCTTCCGAAGTCGAGTTCCAAAGACATTAAAGGTTCCATGAGCATACACACGACCTGCGGTCTGCCCGTGAAGCTCGTTTTTGTGCGCAACCGCAACAAACGGCGGGAATGGCTTGCGATTTTAAGTACAGACGTCTCCCTGGATTCCGCCGAAATCGTGCGAATTTACGGGATGCGTTGGAATATAGAGACCTTTTTCAAAGTAACCAAAAGCTATTTAAAACTCGGAACGGAGTTTCAAGGCCGTTCGTTTGACCAACTGATTAGCCATACTACCATTGTATTCAGCCGTTATTTGGCAATGGAATACGAACGTCGTCAAGCCAGTGATGATCGAACACTCGGTGGACTCTTTTTTCTCTTTGCGGACGAGGTCCGCGATCTGAACTTCCAGACTGCGCTCCAGCAACTCATGATTTTATTTCTCGAAATGGCTCAAGCGAAGACCAAGAAGAACCAAACGTCGGTTTTTTGTCAACTGCAGGATTGGATCTCTAGTTTACCCAGCTATATCAAGGGTTTGTTTAAAGATTTGAGCTGCGAAAGTTGA
- a CDS encoding IS200/IS605 family accessory protein TnpB-related protein yields the protein MDANGTVLARIFINQAKEKDRMRQIIGKRKQAQRQSGRGAKPNFWRRMNGLQTHIVHDTAHQILAYAQKHSAEVIVMEYLGKMRLPKGTWGAKRFRAKLQFWAKRRIQTKVTEMAHFIGMRVSMVNPANTSALAFDGSGWVQRNTKRDIAVFTTGKTYHADLNASYNIGARYVLRSIHKATSEKMWLSLEAKDPSLAKRTYWTLASLIRVQQALSLQS from the coding sequence ATGGACGCTAACGGCACTGTCTTGGCGAGGATCTTTATCAACCAAGCCAAAGAAAAAGATCGGATGCGCCAAATCATAGGCAAACGGAAACAAGCCCAGCGTCAATCCGGTAGAGGCGCAAAACCGAATTTCTGGCGGCGGATGAACGGCTTACAGACGCATATCGTCCACGATACCGCGCATCAAATCCTCGCCTATGCCCAAAAGCACAGCGCAGAGGTCATTGTCATGGAGTATTTAGGCAAGATGCGTCTCCCTAAAGGAACGTGGGGAGCCAAGCGGTTTCGAGCCAAACTCCAGTTTTGGGCCAAACGGCGCATCCAAACGAAAGTGACCGAAATGGCTCATTTCATAGGGATGCGGGTTTCCATGGTCAATCCTGCAAATACAAGTGCGCTTGCTTTTGATGGCAGTGGATGGGTACAACGAAACACGAAGCGTGATATTGCTGTATTCACAACAGGCAAAACGTATCACGCGGACCTTAATGCCTCGTATAACATCGGCGCACGGTACGTGTTACGCAGTATACACAAAGCCACATCTGAAAAGATGTGGTTGTCCTTGGAGGCAAAAGACCCTTCATTGGCAAAACGAACGTATTGGACGTTGGCTTCCCTCATTCGGGTGCAACAGGCGCTGAGCCTTCAATCATGA
- a CDS encoding PTS system mannose/fructose/N-acetylgalactosamine-transporter subunit IIB, with translation MGIVLARIDQRLIHGIVVTQWAGHTRAKRLMVVDDVASKDEVQKTAMRMSKPAGTGMSIIDTDTAITNFNAGKYDDHNVLLVVREPETLLKLAEGGVQIPKVNVGIIFDGEGKTTVKKMVSVNEKEVADLKALKEKGIPVTFHFVPGDAEEPLETYIK, from the coding sequence ATGGGTATAGTACTGGCGCGAATTGATCAACGTTTGATTCATGGAATTGTGGTGACTCAATGGGCAGGACATACAAGAGCCAAACGGCTGATGGTAGTGGATGATGTCGCGAGTAAAGATGAAGTCCAAAAAACAGCTATGCGTATGAGTAAGCCTGCCGGAACCGGGATGTCGATCATTGATACGGATACGGCCATTACCAACTTCAATGCCGGAAAATATGACGACCATAATGTTTTATTGGTTGTTCGAGAACCTGAAACGCTGCTGAAGCTTGCTGAGGGCGGCGTTCAAATTCCGAAAGTAAACGTCGGGATCATTTTTGACGGTGAAGGGAAAACAACGGTCAAGAAGATGGTTTCGGTCAATGAAAAAGAAGTAGCCGATCTCAAAGCATTAAAAGAAAAAGGAATTCCGGTCACCTTTCACTTTGTGCCGGGAGATGCGGAAGAACCACTGGAAACCTATATTAAATAA
- a CDS encoding PTS mannose/fructose/sorbose/N-acetylgalactosamine transporter subunit IIC, which produces MEIIQAILIVALAFWMVLDQQGFVITTWFPSIIGMIAGLIMGDVPTAMVIAGTFQLMALGVANIGGSSVPNYGLATLVGIYVALRTTSDIEHAKAIALAVGVPVGMLGIQLDVLGKILNSYVSHAAQKALNEGKFGKMNRIFWIGPLIFGLTTAVPTLLCVIFGDKIVRLLLDVVPKWFTDGLSIAGSMLPVVGIALLLQYMPVKKYLTMLLIGFVISAYLGLPILGIAILGFAFAYYYFTQKINSTPAAAAAGSGNTSVEGDEFDE; this is translated from the coding sequence ATGGAGATTATACAAGCGATACTCATTGTTGCATTAGCCTTCTGGATGGTTCTTGACCAACAAGGCTTTGTTATTACTACCTGGTTCCCGTCCATTATCGGAATGATTGCCGGGCTTATCATGGGCGATGTCCCTACGGCCATGGTCATAGCCGGGACCTTCCAATTAATGGCCCTGGGTGTAGCCAATATAGGCGGGTCCTCGGTGCCCAATTACGGTCTTGCGACACTTGTCGGGATTTACGTAGCCCTCCGCACAACCAGTGATATTGAACATGCGAAAGCCATTGCCTTGGCGGTCGGCGTACCTGTCGGAATGCTTGGCATTCAATTGGATGTGCTGGGCAAGATACTCAATTCCTATGTTTCTCATGCGGCTCAAAAAGCTTTAAACGAAGGGAAATTCGGGAAGATGAACCGTATTTTCTGGATTGGCCCCCTTATTTTTGGTTTAACCACAGCGGTTCCAACCTTACTTTGTGTGATATTCGGAGATAAAATCGTAAGGTTGCTGCTCGATGTCGTACCGAAATGGTTCACAGACGGATTATCCATAGCCGGATCTATGCTGCCGGTAGTCGGGATTGCATTATTGCTTCAGTATATGCCAGTGAAGAAATACTTGACGATGCTCTTGATTGGCTTTGTGATTTCCGCGTATCTGGGCTTGCCGATCCTGGGAATTGCCATTTTAGGCTTCGCCTTTGCCTATTATTACTTCACCCAAAAAATAAACAGTACACCCGCAGCGGCTGCGGCGGGGAGTGGCAATACCTCAGTTGAAGGAGACGAATTCGATGAGTAA
- a CDS encoding PTS system mannose/fructose/sorbose family transporter subunit IID, translating into MSNAESATNQVTKRDIRSAAIRYMFMACNTFNYENQQAPAVVFGLNKVLRKIHKKDEDYKASLNNHFNYFNTTTWMANLLLGASVAMEQKDGIQSKEAVQAFKTGMMGPLAGVGDTLIWVLYPTIMGSIAGYMGLQGNPTGAIIWLLLNIVFFFFRIKLFDVGHTSGLKLITALGDRLNVFTEAASIMGLTVVGALIPAVVKMNVQLKYQAGEVTLPIQTEILDKIMPALLPAVLTIVVYKLIGSKKIGLTSIIFLIIALALACSYFGILGV; encoded by the coding sequence ATGAGTAACGCAGAATCGGCAACAAATCAGGTAACGAAAAGAGACATTCGGTCAGCCGCCATCCGGTATATGTTCATGGCTTGTAACACCTTTAATTACGAGAACCAGCAGGCTCCGGCGGTTGTGTTTGGACTGAACAAGGTTTTACGCAAAATCCATAAAAAAGATGAGGACTATAAAGCATCTTTAAATAATCATTTTAACTACTTTAATACCACCACCTGGATGGCCAATCTTCTCTTGGGGGCCTCAGTGGCGATGGAACAGAAGGATGGAATCCAATCGAAGGAAGCGGTTCAAGCTTTTAAAACAGGGATGATGGGGCCGCTTGCCGGTGTTGGAGATACGCTTATTTGGGTACTGTACCCGACCATCATGGGGTCAATTGCCGGATATATGGGGTTACAGGGAAATCCGACAGGTGCGATTATTTGGTTGCTGCTCAACATCGTCTTCTTCTTTTTCCGGATTAAATTGTTCGACGTGGGCCACACCTCCGGCTTGAAATTAATCACTGCCCTGGGCGACAGATTAAATGTCTTTACTGAAGCCGCCTCCATCATGGGGTTAACCGTAGTTGGCGCATTAATTCCAGCCGTTGTAAAAATGAATGTCCAGCTTAAGTATCAAGCAGGGGAAGTCACACTGCCCATTCAAACTGAGATATTGGACAAGATTATGCCGGCGTTGCTGCCTGCGGTATTGACCATTGTCGTCTATAAGCTGATCGGATCGAAGAAGATTGGCCTCACAAGCATCATATTTTTGATTATTGCTTTAGCGTTAGCCTGTTCATACTTTGGAATTTTGGGCGTTTAA
- a CDS encoding PTS sugar transporter subunit IIA, giving the protein MRKIIIASHDKMAEGVKDTLNYITKGIGNVHALSAYLTNTPVKEEIKELLEDVGEDDEVVVFTDLLGGSVNQAFAAYLSRPHFHIIAGINLPVIIAVLVQPEDEYLTADQILFAVNEARQQLVYVNDFVANMPKDDEEDE; this is encoded by the coding sequence ATGCGAAAAATTATCATTGCAAGCCACGATAAAATGGCAGAAGGCGTAAAAGATACTTTGAATTATATCACTAAAGGTATCGGTAATGTTCATGCCCTCTCAGCATACCTGACGAACACCCCTGTTAAGGAAGAAATCAAAGAATTGTTGGAGGATGTAGGGGAAGATGATGAAGTAGTGGTGTTCACGGACCTGCTCGGGGGATCGGTGAATCAGGCATTTGCAGCGTATTTAAGCCGTCCGCATTTTCATATTATCGCGGGAATCAATCTGCCGGTTATCATTGCGGTACTGGTACAGCCTGAGGATGAATATTTAACAGCGGATCAAATTCTTTTTGCCGTGAATGAAGCCAGGCAGCAGTTAGTGTATGTGAATGACTTTGTCGCCAATATGCCAAAAGATGATGAAGAAGATGAATAA